One genomic segment of Kribbella jejuensis includes these proteins:
- a CDS encoding YybH family protein: MTEDFEAFLRRFEAANSAFVNGDPSLWMPLVSRSEQTSIFGGFGGQEVGWSEIGPRYEWAAAQFRDTGNPVEFEYLDKHVGVDTAYTVAIERCTVHHVTQPEPVPHVLRATMIFRIEDDDWKITHRHADPLNPKASPTAG; the protein is encoded by the coding sequence GTGACTGAAGACTTCGAAGCGTTCCTGCGTCGGTTCGAGGCCGCGAACAGCGCGTTCGTCAACGGGGATCCTTCGCTCTGGATGCCACTCGTGTCGCGCAGCGAGCAGACCTCGATCTTCGGCGGGTTCGGCGGCCAGGAGGTCGGCTGGTCGGAGATCGGGCCGCGCTACGAGTGGGCGGCGGCCCAGTTCCGCGACACCGGGAATCCGGTGGAGTTCGAGTACCTGGACAAGCACGTCGGCGTCGACACGGCGTACACGGTCGCGATCGAACGGTGCACCGTCCACCATGTGACCCAGCCGGAGCCGGTGCCGCACGTACTGCGGGCGACGATGATCTTCCGCATCGAGGACGACGACTGGAAGATCACGCACCGGCACGCGGACCCACTGAACCCGAAGGCCTCCCCGACGGCAGGCTGA
- a CDS encoding lysophospholipid acyltransferase family protein → MLYLFLRRFLVAPLVKLLFRPKVTGVEHVPTDGPALLVSNHLAFCDSIFLPVSIPRQIVFPAKSEYFTGPGLKGKLVATFFRSVGQIPIDRSGGRASLAALNTGLEILRKGGLFGIYPEGTRSPDGRLYKGKTGVARMAIVAGVPVIPVAMIDTHKLQPAGRMKPTLFYREKGRLLPRLVRPGVAFGEPMDFSRYEGMERDRFVLRSVTDEIMYALMGLSGQEYVDMYAEKAKELLKAGESIDEHVRLGDTKAS, encoded by the coding sequence ATGCTGTATCTGTTCCTGAGACGGTTCCTGGTCGCACCACTGGTCAAACTGCTGTTCCGGCCGAAGGTGACCGGAGTCGAGCACGTACCGACCGACGGCCCGGCACTGCTGGTCAGCAACCACCTCGCGTTCTGCGACTCGATCTTCCTGCCGGTGTCGATCCCGCGGCAGATCGTCTTCCCGGCCAAGTCGGAGTACTTCACCGGCCCCGGCCTGAAGGGCAAGCTGGTCGCCACCTTCTTCCGCTCGGTCGGCCAGATCCCGATCGACCGCTCCGGCGGCCGCGCCTCGCTGGCCGCGCTGAACACGGGCCTGGAGATCCTCCGGAAGGGCGGCCTGTTCGGGATCTACCCCGAGGGCACCCGCTCGCCTGACGGCCGGCTGTACAAGGGCAAGACCGGCGTGGCCCGGATGGCGATCGTGGCCGGCGTACCGGTGATCCCGGTCGCGATGATCGACACCCACAAGCTGCAGCCCGCGGGCCGGATGAAGCCGACCCTGTTCTACCGCGAGAAGGGCCGGCTGCTGCCGCGCCTGGTCCGCCCCGGCGTCGCGTTCGGCGAGCCGATGGACTTCTCCCGCTACGAAGGCATGGAGCGCGACCGCTTCGTGCTGCGCTCGGTGACCGACGAGATCATGTACGCGCTGATGGGCCTGTCCGGCCAGGAGTACGTCGACATGTACGCCGAGAAGGCCAAGGAACTCCTCAAGGCCGGTGAATCCATCGACGAGCACGTCCGGCTCGGCGACACCAAGGCCAGCTGA
- a CDS encoding alpha/beta hydrolase: MPVLAHAEEFRSPGTGQNAAVGVLLSHGFTGSPRSMRPFGEHLAELGYGVAVPRLPGHGTTWQEMNKTSWQDWYAVLDNELARLRKEHDQVFAIGLSMGGCLTLRLAEEHGTDISGLVLINPSVRTDDKRLALLPVLARLVPSFPGISNDIKLAGVDEGAYDRMPLRALLSLSQLWKLTRADLAKVTQPVLLFRSTVDHVVEPSSGRTVLSSISSRDVTETLLEDSYHVATLDNDAPRIFADSAAFIGRLSGQTSGTADA, translated from the coding sequence GTGCCAGTGCTAGCCCACGCGGAGGAGTTTCGCAGTCCCGGGACCGGGCAGAACGCCGCCGTCGGCGTGCTGCTGAGTCACGGATTCACCGGCTCGCCGCGCTCGATGCGGCCGTTCGGCGAGCACCTCGCCGAGCTCGGGTACGGCGTGGCCGTGCCGCGGCTGCCCGGTCACGGCACCACATGGCAGGAGATGAACAAGACCTCCTGGCAGGACTGGTACGCCGTCCTCGACAACGAGCTGGCGCGCCTCCGCAAGGAGCACGACCAGGTGTTCGCGATCGGCCTGTCGATGGGTGGCTGTCTCACACTGCGGCTGGCCGAGGAACACGGTACGGACATTTCCGGCCTGGTCCTGATCAACCCGTCGGTGCGGACCGACGACAAACGGCTCGCCTTGCTCCCGGTGCTGGCCCGCCTCGTCCCGTCGTTCCCCGGGATCTCGAACGACATCAAGCTGGCCGGCGTCGACGAGGGCGCGTACGACCGGATGCCGTTGCGCGCGCTGCTCTCACTGTCGCAACTGTGGAAGCTCACCCGGGCCGACCTGGCGAAAGTCACCCAGCCGGTGCTGTTGTTCCGCAGTACTGTCGATCATGTGGTGGAACCGAGCTCGGGGCGGACGGTACTTTCCTCGATCTCGTCCCGCGACGTGACCGAGACCCTGCTCGAGGACAGTTACCACGTGGCAACCCTGGACAACGACGCACCGCGGATCTTCGCGGACTCCGCGGCATTCATCGGCCGGCTGAGCGGCCAGACAAGCGGCACCGCCGATGCGTGA
- a CDS encoding ROK family glucokinase produces MALTQALTIGIDIGGTKVAAGVVDPEGNILDRLRRDTPTKDPKETEDAIAEVVHDLESRHDVIAVGIGAAGFVDGTRSSVLFAPHLAWRHEPLRDAVERRLGLPVVVENDANAAAWSEWRFGGGQGESHLVCVTLGTGIGGAILNDGALQRGKFGIAGEFGHMQVVPGGHRCECGNRGCWEQYASGNALTREARELALSDSPVAHNLIRAAGGDPRKINGPMVTELAKDGDPVAVELLEEVGRWLGIGLANLAAALDPGTFVIGGGVSDAGELLLAPAREAFKRTLTGRGFRPEARIVRAVLGPEAGMVGAADLAREEATWLRRVRVKTTAVTAKTAAARSTRLERAARKSAARRTGMRTAASEADLHHADVNGDPDA; encoded by the coding sequence TTGGCTCTGACACAAGCTCTGACGATCGGGATCGACATCGGTGGCACCAAGGTGGCCGCCGGGGTGGTCGACCCGGAGGGCAACATCCTCGACCGGCTGCGCCGGGACACCCCGACCAAGGATCCGAAGGAGACCGAGGACGCGATCGCGGAGGTCGTCCACGACCTGGAGTCGCGGCACGACGTGATCGCGGTCGGCATCGGTGCCGCCGGGTTCGTCGACGGGACCCGGTCGTCGGTGCTGTTCGCGCCGCACCTGGCTTGGCGGCACGAGCCGCTGCGGGACGCGGTCGAGCGCCGGCTCGGCCTGCCGGTGGTCGTCGAGAACGACGCGAACGCGGCCGCCTGGTCGGAGTGGCGGTTCGGCGGCGGGCAGGGCGAGAGCCACCTGGTCTGTGTCACGCTCGGCACTGGGATCGGCGGCGCGATCCTGAACGACGGCGCCTTGCAGCGTGGCAAGTTCGGCATCGCGGGCGAGTTCGGGCACATGCAGGTCGTGCCGGGCGGGCATCGCTGCGAGTGCGGGAACCGCGGCTGCTGGGAGCAGTACGCCTCCGGCAACGCGCTGACGCGCGAGGCGCGGGAGCTGGCGCTGTCGGATTCGCCGGTGGCGCACAACCTGATCCGTGCGGCCGGTGGCGATCCGCGCAAGATCAACGGCCCGATGGTCACCGAGCTGGCCAAGGACGGCGACCCGGTCGCGGTCGAGCTGCTCGAGGAGGTCGGCCGCTGGCTCGGCATCGGCCTCGCGAACCTGGCCGCCGCGCTCGACCCCGGGACGTTCGTGATCGGCGGCGGCGTCTCGGATGCCGGTGAGCTCCTGCTCGCCCCGGCGCGGGAGGCGTTCAAGCGTACGCTGACCGGTCGCGGCTTCCGGCCCGAGGCGCGGATCGTCCGCGCGGTGCTCGGTCCTGAGGCGGGCATGGTCGGTGCGGCCGACCTGGCCCGCGAAGAGGCGACCTGGTTGCGCCGGGTCCGGGTGAAGACGACCGCCGTGACGGCGAAGACGGCCGCGGCGCGGTCGACCCGGCTGGAGCGGGCCGCCCGCAAGTCCGCTGCCCGGCGTACCGGGATGCGCACTGCCGCCTCGGAGGCCGACCTGCACCACGCCGACGTGAACGGCGATCCCGACGCGTGA
- a CDS encoding class II 3-deoxy-7-phosphoheptulonate synthase, with product MQFATLTTGQVPGVPTLDELRALKPLQQPEWPDPAALEQVIAELRTLPPLVFAGECDDLTTKIGAVARGEAFILQGGDCAETFAGVTAENIRAKLRVLLQMSVVLQYAASVPVVKIGRIAGQYAKPRSSGEETRDGVTLPSYRGDAVNGFDFTPESRIPDPQRLRGVYNAAAATLNLTRAFTTGGYADLHQVHAWNTDFVKSSPVGRRYEQLASEIERALAFMRACGATSDEFKTVDFYASHEALILEYEHALTRIDSRTEQPYDVSGHLLWVGERTRQLDGAHVEFLASLSNPLGVKIGPTTTPEYIRELIAKLNPKGIEGRLTFITRMGAGKIRSALPPLLEAVRDHGSPIAWVCDPMHGNTFETPNGYKTRNFDDVMDEVQGFFDAHEQVGTWPGGVHMELTGDDVTECLGGGEELVAEDLVNRYETACDPRLNRHQSLELAFLVAERLRGAQA from the coding sequence ATGCAATTCGCGACGTTGACGACTGGGCAGGTGCCGGGGGTTCCCACGCTGGACGAGCTGCGGGCGCTGAAGCCGCTGCAGCAGCCGGAATGGCCGGACCCGGCCGCGCTCGAGCAGGTGATCGCGGAGCTCCGGACGCTGCCGCCGCTGGTGTTCGCCGGCGAGTGCGACGACCTGACCACCAAGATCGGTGCGGTCGCGCGCGGTGAGGCCTTCATCCTGCAGGGCGGCGACTGCGCCGAGACGTTCGCGGGTGTGACCGCGGAGAACATTCGGGCCAAGCTCCGGGTGCTGCTGCAGATGTCCGTCGTCCTCCAGTACGCCGCCAGCGTCCCGGTCGTGAAGATCGGCCGGATCGCGGGTCAGTACGCGAAGCCCCGGTCGTCCGGTGAGGAGACCCGCGACGGCGTGACGCTCCCGTCGTACCGCGGGGACGCCGTCAACGGCTTCGACTTCACGCCTGAGTCCCGGATCCCGGACCCGCAGCGTTTGCGGGGCGTCTACAACGCGGCCGCCGCGACGCTGAACCTGACCCGCGCGTTCACCACCGGTGGGTACGCCGACCTGCACCAGGTGCACGCCTGGAACACCGACTTCGTGAAGTCCTCGCCCGTCGGCCGCCGCTACGAGCAGCTGGCGTCCGAGATCGAGCGGGCGCTCGCGTTCATGCGGGCGTGCGGCGCCACCTCGGACGAGTTCAAGACGGTCGACTTCTACGCGTCGCACGAGGCCCTGATCCTCGAGTACGAACACGCCCTGACCCGGATCGACTCGCGCACCGAGCAGCCGTACGACGTGTCCGGCCATCTGCTGTGGGTGGGTGAGCGGACCCGGCAGCTGGACGGCGCGCATGTGGAGTTCCTCGCCTCGCTGTCGAACCCGCTCGGCGTGAAGATCGGCCCGACCACGACCCCGGAGTACATCCGGGAGCTGATCGCCAAGCTGAACCCGAAGGGCATCGAGGGCCGGCTCACGTTCATCACCCGGATGGGCGCGGGCAAGATCCGCTCGGCGCTGCCGCCGCTGCTGGAGGCGGTCCGCGACCATGGCTCGCCGATCGCGTGGGTCTGCGATCCGATGCACGGGAACACCTTCGAGACGCCGAACGGCTACAAGACCCGCAACTTCGACGACGTGATGGACGAGGTGCAGGGCTTCTTCGACGCCCACGAGCAGGTCGGCACCTGGCCGGGCGGTGTCCACATGGAGCTGACCGGTGACGACGTGACGGAGTGCCTGGGCGGCGGTGAGGAGCTCGTCGCCGAGGACCTCGTGAACCGGTACGAGACGGCCTGCGACCCGCGGCTGAACCGGCACCAGTCGCTGGAGCTGGCGTTCCTGGTCGCCGAGCGGCTGCGGGGAGCGCAGGCGTGA
- a CDS encoding enoyl-CoA hydratase-related protein, which produces MTELVNLAVADGVATITLDSPHNKNALSQQLTGELLTHLEAAGADDAVRVIVIRSAQDVFCSGADLSEATTVGMGVGAQRMVDVQRAIVANPKPVVARVAGPVRAGGIGIVAAADISVAGESATFALTEVRLGLAAATISLTVLPRLTDRAAAYTFLTGNGFDALEAARLGLLTLTVPDADLDNALTTVLESLLKGAPQGLHETKKLLNRELLADIDARGKDLAELSASLFASPAAQQAMRAFLTRKK; this is translated from the coding sequence ATGACCGAACTCGTGAACCTTGCGGTGGCGGACGGCGTGGCGACGATCACGCTGGACTCGCCGCACAACAAGAACGCGCTGTCGCAGCAGCTGACCGGTGAGTTGCTGACTCACCTGGAGGCGGCGGGCGCGGACGACGCCGTCCGGGTGATCGTGATCCGCTCCGCGCAGGACGTGTTCTGTTCGGGGGCCGACCTGTCCGAGGCGACGACGGTCGGGATGGGTGTCGGCGCGCAGCGGATGGTCGACGTCCAGCGGGCGATCGTCGCGAACCCGAAGCCGGTGGTCGCCCGGGTCGCGGGTCCGGTGCGGGCCGGGGGGATCGGGATCGTCGCGGCCGCCGACATCAGCGTGGCGGGTGAGAGTGCGACGTTCGCACTGACCGAAGTACGGCTGGGCCTCGCTGCGGCGACCATCTCGCTGACGGTCCTCCCCCGGCTGACCGACCGCGCCGCGGCGTACACGTTCCTCACCGGCAACGGCTTCGACGCCTTGGAAGCCGCTCGCCTGGGTCTGCTCACCCTCACCGTCCCCGACGCCGACCTGGACAACGCCCTCACCACGGTCCTGGAGTCCCTCCTCAAGGGCGCCCCGCAAGGCCTCCACGAAACCAAGAAACTGCTCAACCGCGAACTCCTCGCCGACATAGACGCCCGAGGCAAAGACCTGGCCGAACTCTCCGCCTCCCTCTTCGCCTCCCCCGCCGCCCAACAAGCCATGCGCGCCTTCCTCACCCGCAAGAAGTAG
- a CDS encoding threonine aldolase family protein produces the protein MIDLRSDTVTRPSAEMLAAMTSAPVGDDVYGEDPTVNALEEHVAGLLGHEAGLFTVTGSLANMLGVRALVPPGGEVLCEASAHIVRAELGSHAAVSGVTTRTWSAPAGQIDLEQIRALIAPDLGPYFVVTSAVSVENTHNFGGGAIQHSYDALADELDAVGLPLHLDGARLWNAAVATGRTLESYAGRAAAASVCLSKGLGAPVGSVLVGSAELIREARVWRKRLGAGWRQAGVLAAAGLYAVEHNIERLAEDHANARAIASVLADAAPGSVKPDQVETNIVVVDLAGTGHTVPDVVAGARAAGVLVGGVGATQLRIVTHLDASAADCRTAAETLARLIG, from the coding sequence GTGATCGACCTCCGGTCGGACACCGTCACCCGTCCGTCGGCCGAGATGCTGGCGGCGATGACTTCGGCTCCGGTCGGCGACGACGTGTACGGCGAGGACCCGACCGTGAACGCGCTCGAGGAGCACGTCGCCGGTCTGCTCGGGCACGAGGCGGGGCTGTTCACCGTCACCGGGTCGCTCGCGAACATGCTCGGCGTACGGGCGCTGGTGCCGCCCGGCGGCGAGGTGCTGTGCGAGGCGAGCGCGCACATCGTCCGCGCCGAGCTCGGGTCGCACGCGGCCGTGAGCGGTGTCACGACGCGCACCTGGAGCGCGCCGGCGGGACAGATCGACCTGGAGCAGATCCGCGCGCTGATCGCGCCCGACCTGGGTCCGTACTTCGTCGTGACGTCTGCTGTCTCGGTCGAGAACACGCACAACTTCGGCGGGGGTGCGATTCAGCACTCGTACGACGCGTTGGCGGACGAGCTGGACGCTGTCGGGCTCCCGTTGCACCTGGACGGCGCGCGGCTCTGGAACGCGGCCGTCGCGACGGGCCGGACTCTCGAGTCGTACGCCGGGCGCGCCGCTGCCGCGAGCGTCTGCCTGTCGAAGGGTCTCGGCGCACCGGTCGGTTCGGTCCTCGTCGGTTCGGCCGAGCTGATCCGCGAGGCCCGCGTCTGGCGCAAGCGCCTCGGCGCCGGGTGGCGGCAGGCCGGCGTACTGGCCGCTGCTGGTCTGTACGCCGTCGAGCACAACATCGAGCGCCTCGCCGAGGACCACGCGAACGCCCGCGCGATCGCCTCCGTTCTGGCGGACGCGGCGCCCGGTTCGGTGAAGCCCGATCAGGTCGAGACCAACATCGTCGTCGTCGATCTGGCCGGCACCGGTCACACCGTTCCAGATGTGGTCGCCGGTGCGCGGGCAGCCGGCGTACTCGTCGGTGGTGTCGGGGCGACGCAGCTGCGGATCGTCACCCATCTCGACGCGTCGGCGGCCGATTGCCGTACGGCCGCGGAAACCCTGGCGCGACTGATCGGTTAG
- a CDS encoding ANTAR domain-containing protein: MLDVPGTSLTAHKFAQLALDLHGSGGMEETVDAVVEFALQALDCSHAGVALIVRNGRLQIPATTDPVVAEIYAFQVAGGKGPLTESMRDHSLVRIRDTAAEDRWPEWAEKVRSLGVRSVLDVPLTTADGTVGVLGLYSTELDAFGPDEEAIAHILARHASVAVSSARREENLAQAVDARKLVGLAMGILMERYDLDEDQAFSVLRRYSQDTNTKLRDVAQQLIETRKLPHA, encoded by the coding sequence ATGCTGGATGTGCCGGGGACCTCGCTGACGGCCCACAAGTTCGCGCAACTCGCGCTCGACCTGCACGGGTCCGGTGGGATGGAAGAGACCGTCGACGCGGTCGTCGAGTTCGCTCTGCAGGCACTCGACTGCTCGCACGCCGGCGTCGCGCTGATCGTGCGCAACGGCCGGCTGCAGATTCCGGCGACCACCGACCCGGTGGTGGCCGAGATCTACGCCTTCCAGGTCGCCGGCGGCAAAGGCCCGCTGACCGAGTCGATGCGCGACCACTCGCTCGTCCGGATCCGTGACACCGCCGCCGAGGATCGTTGGCCGGAGTGGGCCGAGAAGGTCCGCAGCCTCGGCGTCCGCAGCGTTCTGGACGTGCCGCTGACCACCGCCGACGGCACGGTCGGCGTGCTGGGGCTGTACAGCACCGAGCTGGACGCGTTCGGCCCGGACGAGGAAGCGATCGCACACATTCTGGCCCGGCACGCCTCGGTCGCGGTCTCCAGCGCCCGCCGCGAGGAGAATCTCGCGCAGGCCGTGGACGCGCGCAAGCTCGTCGGACTGGCGATGGGGATCCTAATGGAGCGCTACGACCTGGACGAGGACCAGGCCTTCTCGGTGCTCCGCCGGTACTCCCAGGACACCAACACCAAGCTGCGCGACGTGGCGCAGCAGCTGATCGAGACCCGCAAACTCCCGCACGCGTAG
- a CDS encoding ROK family glucokinase yields MGLTIGIDVGGTKIAAGVVDESGAIIARTHRDTPADSTDATAAAMCDAAAELIAAHAVEAVGIGAAGFVSSDRSTVLFAPNLAWRNEPLGARVAEQLKVPVVVENDANAAAWGEFAFGAAKDVEHMVCITVGTGIGGGVVIDSQLLRGANGVAAELGHMRVVPGGHRCGCGSRGCLEQYASGTALVREGRARAESGSLAAAQMLSVCGITDPALLTGPMITEAAVQGDPCAVELLDDLGRWLGEGVASLATIFDPSLVVIGGGVSAAKDLIMKSAVQAFEKVLPAKANRPHAPFTLAELGNDAGLIGAADLARRPIPTL; encoded by the coding sequence ATGGGACTGACCATCGGCATCGATGTCGGCGGTACGAAGATCGCGGCCGGTGTGGTCGACGAGAGCGGCGCGATCATCGCGCGCACGCACCGCGACACCCCGGCGGACTCGACCGACGCGACCGCGGCGGCGATGTGCGACGCGGCCGCCGAACTGATCGCCGCGCACGCCGTGGAAGCGGTCGGGATCGGCGCGGCCGGGTTCGTGTCCTCGGACCGGTCGACCGTGCTGTTCGCGCCGAACCTGGCCTGGCGCAACGAGCCGCTCGGCGCGCGCGTCGCGGAGCAGCTGAAGGTCCCGGTCGTGGTCGAGAACGACGCCAACGCGGCCGCCTGGGGCGAGTTCGCGTTCGGCGCGGCCAAGGACGTCGAACACATGGTCTGCATCACGGTCGGCACCGGGATCGGGGGCGGTGTGGTGATCGACAGCCAGCTGCTGCGCGGTGCCAACGGGGTGGCGGCCGAGCTCGGCCACATGCGCGTCGTACCCGGTGGGCACCGGTGCGGCTGCGGTTCCCGCGGCTGCCTGGAGCAGTACGCCTCCGGCACGGCGCTGGTGCGCGAGGGCCGTGCCCGCGCCGAGTCGGGGTCGCTCGCGGCCGCGCAGATGCTGAGCGTGTGCGGAATCACCGACCCGGCGCTGCTGACCGGCCCGATGATCACCGAGGCAGCGGTCCAGGGCGACCCGTGCGCGGTCGAGTTGCTCGACGACCTGGGCCGGTGGCTCGGCGAGGGCGTGGCGAGCCTGGCGACGATCTTCGACCCGTCGCTGGTCGTCATCGGCGGTGGGGTGAGCGCGGCGAAGGACCTGATCATGAAGTCCGCGGTGCAGGCGTTCGAGAAGGTCCTGCCGGCCAAGGCGAACCGTCCGCACGCGCCGTTCACGCTCGCCGAGCTGGGCAACGACGCCGGCCTGATCGGTGCCGCCGACCTGGCCCGGCGGCCGATCCCGACCCTATGA
- a CDS encoding TIGR00300 family protein has product MQVTETVEITGHLMDSGLLSRVLDDIRGYGGEYTLDKFDLGYDKDDPSTVRMTVGAEDEESLQRLLMRIQTKGANLVDPGTPEITEVTQDGVFPDGFYSTTNLPTSVRLGGHWVQVQNPEMDCGLLVEGETVRTIPMSDVRAGMKIITSAQGVRVTPPIVVNTEEGFGFMESDVSSEKPQRVLVKQVADGMREAKANGQKVLWVGGPGIVHTGAAPAMVAIVEAGYVDVLFAGNALATHDIESSLYGTSLGVDLARGRGVEHGHEHHIRAINTIRKAGSIAAAVEQGVLTSGVMHALVRQGKKFVLVGSVRDDGPLPDVYTDVLEGQRAMRAELDDVGYCLMAATMLHSVATGNILPASIPLTCVDINPATVTKLADRGSSQARGIVTDVGLFIEHLARELSPTYADSK; this is encoded by the coding sequence GTGCAGGTCACCGAGACCGTGGAGATCACCGGCCACCTGATGGACTCCGGGCTGCTGTCCCGCGTCCTCGACGACATCCGCGGGTACGGCGGTGAGTACACGCTGGACAAGTTCGACCTCGGATACGACAAGGACGACCCGTCGACCGTCCGGATGACCGTCGGCGCGGAGGACGAGGAGTCGCTGCAGCGGCTGCTGATGCGGATCCAGACCAAGGGCGCGAACCTGGTCGACCCGGGGACGCCGGAGATCACCGAGGTGACCCAGGACGGCGTGTTCCCGGACGGGTTCTACTCGACCACGAACCTGCCGACCAGCGTGCGGCTCGGCGGCCACTGGGTGCAGGTGCAGAACCCGGAGATGGACTGCGGGCTGCTCGTCGAGGGTGAGACCGTGCGGACCATTCCGATGTCCGACGTCCGCGCCGGGATGAAGATCATCACCAGCGCGCAGGGCGTCCGGGTCACTCCCCCGATCGTGGTGAACACCGAAGAGGGCTTCGGCTTCATGGAGTCCGACGTGTCGTCGGAGAAGCCTCAGCGGGTGCTCGTCAAGCAGGTCGCGGACGGGATGCGGGAGGCGAAGGCCAACGGGCAGAAGGTGCTGTGGGTCGGCGGCCCGGGCATCGTGCACACCGGCGCCGCGCCGGCGATGGTCGCGATCGTCGAGGCCGGGTACGTCGACGTACTGTTCGCCGGCAATGCGCTCGCGACACACGACATCGAGTCCTCGCTGTACGGCACGTCGCTGGGTGTGGACCTGGCCCGCGGGCGTGGTGTCGAACACGGGCACGAGCACCACATCCGCGCGATCAACACGATCCGCAAGGCCGGGTCGATCGCGGCGGCGGTCGAGCAGGGCGTGCTGACGTCGGGCGTGATGCACGCGCTGGTCCGGCAGGGCAAGAAGTTCGTCCTGGTCGGATCGGTCCGCGACGACGGGCCGCTGCCGGACGTCTACACCGACGTACTCGAGGGTCAGCGGGCGATGCGCGCGGAACTCGACGACGTCGGGTACTGCCTGATGGCCGCGACGATGCTGCATTCAGTTGCTACCGGCAACATTCTGCCGGCCTCGATCCCGTTGACCTGTGTGGACATCAACCCGGCGACCGTGACCAAGCTCGCGGACCGCGGGTCGTCGCAGGCCCGCGGAATCGTGACCGACGTCGGGCTGTTCATCGAGCACCTGGCACGTGAGCTGTCTCCCACCTACGCCGACAGCAAGTGA
- a CDS encoding endonuclease/exonuclease/phosphatase family protein: MTLRVLSYNVHRWGDDRTALARVVRACAPDVMLVQEAPTWFGTRRKRRAMAASFGLRYVAASARNAILVADGIDLVGIRSRRIWRPFVRRRLDFIATQLPGGAVGSVLRVGTSRVAVVVCHLGLHPRGRIHELAQVLDLCRSFNTPYLLAGDLNEEPDGPIWKHLAEEGLTDLGDGPTFNSTNPHKRIDAAQISPTLNGRLLPIPATPDDLAAASDHLPLLIELNGDGTTSCG, encoded by the coding sequence GTGACCCTGCGGGTGCTGTCGTACAACGTGCACCGCTGGGGTGACGACCGTACGGCGCTCGCGCGGGTGGTACGCGCCTGCGCACCGGACGTGATGCTGGTGCAGGAGGCACCGACCTGGTTCGGCACCCGCCGGAAGCGTCGCGCGATGGCCGCGAGTTTCGGCCTGCGCTACGTCGCCGCGTCGGCCCGCAACGCGATCCTGGTTGCCGACGGCATCGACCTTGTCGGCATCCGGTCCCGCCGGATCTGGCGCCCGTTCGTCCGCCGCCGCCTCGACTTCATCGCCACCCAGCTCCCCGGCGGCGCGGTCGGGAGCGTACTCCGCGTCGGTACCAGCCGAGTGGCAGTAGTCGTATGCCACCTGGGCCTACACCCCCGAGGTCGCATCCACGAACTGGCTCAGGTCCTCGACCTGTGCCGATCCTTCAACACCCCGTACCTCCTGGCCGGCGACCTCAACGAGGAACCCGACGGCCCGATCTGGAAACACCTCGCCGAAGAAGGCCTCACCGACCTCGGCGACGGCCCCACCTTCAATTCCACCAACCCCCACAAACGCATCGACGCCGCCCAAATCTCCCCCACCCTGAACGGCCGCCTCCTCCCGATCCCCGCCACCCCCGACGACTTGGCCGCCGCCTCGGACCACCTACCGCTGCTGATCGAACTCAACGGCGACGGGACTACTTCTTGCGGGTGA